Proteins from a single region of Pseudodesulfovibrio portus:
- a CDS encoding ABC transporter ATP-binding protein has product MTQAAIALNDVTRTFTRQAGDGADEDSGIRVLKSITLDVPTGSFVALQGTSGSGKSTLLHIIGLLDRATSGTYHLLGQDVSTLDDDHQSDLRNLALGFVFQSFYLIPYATALENVILPGLYSGRPRSELVARAESLMEQVGLSDRMNFKPSRLSGGQQQRVAMARALLNEPKVILADEPTGQLDSTTSRELIKLFHTVHEAGTTIVLVTHDEEVAREADRVIRLHDGRIVEDITAG; this is encoded by the coding sequence ATGACCCAGGCGGCCATCGCCCTGAACGACGTCACCCGGACCTTTACCCGACAGGCCGGGGACGGCGCGGACGAGGATTCCGGCATCCGGGTGCTCAAATCCATCACCCTCGACGTGCCCACCGGTTCGTTCGTGGCCCTGCAGGGCACGTCCGGGTCCGGCAAGTCCACGCTGCTGCATATCATAGGCCTGCTCGACAGGGCCACGTCCGGCACCTACCACCTGCTCGGGCAGGACGTGTCCACCCTGGACGACGACCATCAGTCCGACCTGCGCAACCTGGCGCTGGGGTTCGTGTTCCAGTCCTTTTATCTCATCCCCTACGCCACGGCGCTGGAAAACGTCATCCTGCCCGGCCTGTATTCCGGCAGGCCGCGCTCCGAGCTGGTGGCCCGGGCCGAGTCCCTCATGGAGCAGGTGGGGCTGTCCGACCGCATGAACTTCAAGCCGTCCCGGCTGTCCGGCGGCCAGCAGCAGCGGGTGGCCATGGCCCGCGCCCTGCTCAACGAGCCCAAGGTCATCCTGGCCGACGAGCCCACCGGCCAGCTCGACTCCACCACCTCCCGCGAACTGATCAAGCTCTTTCACACGGTGCACGAGGCCGGCACCACCATCGTGCTCGTGACCCACGACGAGGAGGTGGCCCGGGAGGCCGACCGCGTCATCCGGCTGCACGACGGACGCATCGTCGAGGACATTACGGCCGGATAG
- a CDS encoding efflux RND transporter periplasmic adaptor subunit has product MKKLIFILVAVLVTGGGIWFFTAGQKAGKIKVLQTAKVERGSVSRVLEATGIVQAQVGAQVKIGAQATGVLESVPVKVGDRVKKGDLVAKIDARELEARIAEARANLQLAQAKLAYMEKNLPRQRTLVQKKLAAQDSLDTAVQDAAVARHTVASSRAKLRTLEVQLSYTRIYSPIDGVVSQVAAQEGETIVSGLSVSNLITVLDPDKLEMWIYVDETDVGRVREGLSVRYTVDSYRDKVFEGVVNRIYPEPEVRDNIVYYQTLVTVTREQAAFLRPEMTTQCKIIVETRNDVVIVPNTALKWVRDRQVCFVMGDNPEAEPREVSPKLGLVGLETSEVLEGLSEGDVVATQLVLPGDKVSKKGK; this is encoded by the coding sequence ATGAAGAAACTCATATTCATTCTCGTGGCAGTGCTTGTCACCGGTGGAGGCATCTGGTTTTTCACCGCCGGGCAGAAGGCCGGGAAGATCAAGGTCCTCCAGACGGCCAAGGTCGAGCGGGGCAGCGTTTCCCGCGTGTTGGAGGCCACGGGCATCGTCCAGGCCCAGGTGGGCGCGCAGGTCAAGATCGGCGCCCAGGCCACGGGCGTGCTCGAATCGGTCCCGGTCAAGGTGGGCGACAGGGTCAAGAAGGGCGATCTGGTGGCCAAAATCGACGCCCGCGAGCTCGAGGCCCGCATCGCCGAGGCCCGGGCCAATCTGCAACTGGCCCAGGCCAAGCTCGCCTACATGGAAAAGAATCTTCCCCGGCAGCGGACCCTGGTGCAGAAGAAACTCGCGGCTCAGGATTCCCTGGACACGGCCGTGCAGGACGCGGCGGTGGCCCGGCACACCGTGGCATCAAGTCGGGCCAAGCTGCGCACCCTGGAGGTCCAGCTTTCCTACACGCGCATCTATTCGCCCATCGACGGCGTTGTCTCACAGGTGGCGGCGCAGGAGGGCGAGACCATCGTTTCAGGCCTGTCCGTGTCCAATCTGATCACCGTGCTCGACCCGGACAAGCTCGAGATGTGGATATACGTGGACGAGACCGACGTGGGCCGCGTCAGGGAAGGGCTGTCCGTGCGCTATACCGTGGACTCCTATCGCGACAAGGTCTTCGAGGGCGTGGTCAACCGCATCTATCCCGAGCCTGAGGTCCGGGACAACATCGTCTACTACCAGACCCTGGTCACGGTCACCAGGGAGCAGGCCGCGTTCCTGCGCCCGGAGATGACCACCCAGTGCAAGATCATCGTGGAGACCCGAAACGACGTGGTGATCGTGCCCAACACCGCCCTCAAGTGGGTCCGGGACCGGCAGGTCTGTTTCGTGATGGGCGACAACCCCGAGGCCGAGCCGCGCGAGGTCTCGCCCAAGCTCGGCCTGGTCGGCCTGGAGACCTCCGAGGTCCTGGAAGGGCTGTCCGAGGGCGACGTGGTCGCCACCCAACTGGTGCTGCCCGGGGACAAGGTCTCCAAGAAGGGGAAGTAG
- a CDS encoding YkgJ family cysteine cluster protein: protein MTSLQLFTGLFRRFRAKVLGSPVRVVGQCRMCGSCCADILILYKGKWLRRKRDCEAMVRELPGYSRFECVGRNPDGFLTFTCRSLGEDKFCTSYEERPSLCRNYPSKSLYYQGGWLRPDCGYSFRAETFRQAIRRLLTGRDDFSKVLEEQLRKGGDKEPSKKDTES from the coding sequence ATGACCAGTCTGCAGCTTTTCACCGGCCTGTTCCGTCGATTCCGGGCCAAGGTTCTCGGCAGTCCGGTGCGGGTGGTCGGCCAGTGCAGGATGTGCGGTTCATGCTGCGCGGACATCCTGATTCTCTACAAGGGCAAGTGGTTGCGCAGGAAAAGGGATTGCGAGGCCATGGTCAGGGAACTGCCCGGCTATTCCCGGTTCGAGTGCGTGGGGCGCAACCCGGACGGGTTTCTGACCTTCACCTGCAGGAGCCTGGGCGAGGACAAGTTTTGCACATCATATGAAGAGCGTCCTTCTTTGTGTAGAAATTACCCTTCCAAGTCGCTATATTACCAGGGAGGATGGCTGCGGCCCGACTGCGGCTATTCGTTCAGGGCCGAGACGTTTCGCCAGGCCATCAGGCGGCTGCTGACCGGGAGGGACGATTTTTCAAAGGTGCTCGAGGAGCAGCTGCGCAAGGGCGGGGACAAGGAACCCTCAAAAAAAGATACGGAATCATGA
- the hflK gene encoding FtsH protease activity modulator HflK, whose translation MNWDWEKLQKQQQGRPGGKPPSFDDFQEQLEKFKNFKLPGWKFIVPIIILLWIASGFYIVEPDEVGVVKQFGQFNRVTTAGPNYHIPFPVESVLTPKVTQIRRVEFGFRSSGLARNLSFQQGVSREVKEESLMLTGDENIVSVQFIVQYMIKDAKNYLFNVNDPEMTLAHAGEAAMREVIGYGKIDDALTTGKQEIQVSTRTLMQEILDMYDTGLSVVAVQMQNVHPPDEVIDAFKDVASAREDKSRFINEAEAYQRDILPKARGEASHITNNALAYKEAKIRKAEGDAARFLSVLAEYNKAKDITRQRLYLETMEAILANPEIEKVIMSDDALRKSVPYLPLEKLPAAKQQPAPQPTQ comes from the coding sequence ATGAATTGGGACTGGGAAAAATTACAAAAGCAGCAACAGGGGCGCCCCGGCGGCAAGCCGCCGAGCTTTGACGACTTCCAGGAGCAGTTGGAGAAATTCAAGAATTTCAAACTGCCTGGCTGGAAGTTCATCGTACCGATCATCATCCTCCTCTGGATAGCCAGCGGATTCTACATCGTGGAACCCGACGAAGTCGGTGTGGTGAAACAATTCGGGCAATTCAACCGTGTTACCACGGCGGGTCCGAATTACCACATTCCCTTCCCCGTGGAAAGCGTACTGACCCCCAAGGTGACGCAGATCAGGCGCGTGGAATTCGGTTTCCGGTCCTCGGGCCTGGCGCGCAACCTGAGCTTCCAGCAGGGCGTCAGCCGCGAGGTCAAGGAAGAATCCCTGATGCTCACGGGCGACGAAAACATCGTCTCCGTCCAGTTCATCGTCCAGTACATGATCAAGGACGCCAAGAACTACCTGTTCAACGTCAACGATCCCGAAATGACCCTGGCCCACGCCGGCGAGGCCGCCATGCGCGAAGTCATCGGCTACGGCAAGATCGATGACGCCCTGACAACCGGCAAGCAGGAAATCCAGGTCTCGACCCGGACACTGATGCAGGAAATCCTGGACATGTACGACACCGGCCTGTCCGTGGTGGCCGTGCAGATGCAGAACGTGCATCCGCCGGACGAGGTCATCGACGCCTTCAAGGACGTGGCCAGCGCACGCGAGGACAAGTCCCGCTTCATCAACGAGGCCGAGGCGTACCAGCGCGACATCCTGCCCAAGGCGCGCGGCGAGGCTTCCCACATCACCAACAACGCCCTGGCATACAAGGAAGCGAAAATCCGCAAGGCCGAGGGTGACGCGGCCCGGTTCCTGTCCGTGCTGGCCGAGTACAACAAGGCCAAGGACATCACCCGCCAGCGTTTGTACCTGGAGACCATGGAAGCCATCCTGGCCAACCCGGAAATCGAAAAGGTCATCATGTCCGACGACGCCCTCAGGAAATCAGTCCCGTACCTGCCCCTGGAAAAGCTTCCCGCGGCCAAACAGCAACCGGCTCCCCAGCCCACGCAGTAA
- the hflC gene encoding protease modulator HflC, whose product MKKTTILLLIALVVGGFVLSSAAFTVDETQTAIVIQLGRPVGDEALGPGLHFKLPLVQNVVFFDARILDFDAKPEEITTTDKKYMNVDSYTKWKIVNPLTFYTKVRTIQGARARLDDIVRSQLRVALGRYTLIEVVSHKRQEIMAAVTKRSKELLEPYGIDVLDVRIKRTDLPAENARSIFGRMKAERERQAKQYRSEGREASARIKAAADKERTIILADADKQAEILRGEGDALATKTYADALGQSPDFYAFTRSLEAYRKGFDKNSKFIITPKSPFLKYMQ is encoded by the coding sequence ATGAAAAAAACAACCATTTTATTACTCATAGCCCTTGTCGTGGGCGGGTTCGTGCTGTCGTCCGCCGCCTTCACCGTCGACGAGACCCAAACCGCCATCGTCATCCAGCTCGGTCGCCCGGTAGGCGATGAAGCGCTCGGCCCCGGCCTGCACTTCAAGCTGCCCCTGGTCCAGAACGTGGTCTTCTTCGATGCGCGCATCCTGGACTTCGACGCCAAGCCCGAAGAGATCACCACCACGGACAAGAAATACATGAACGTGGATTCCTACACCAAATGGAAGATAGTGAACCCGTTGACCTTCTACACCAAGGTCCGCACCATCCAGGGCGCGCGCGCCCGGCTGGACGACATCGTCCGCTCGCAGCTGCGCGTGGCGCTGGGCCGGTACACGCTGATCGAGGTCGTGTCCCACAAACGCCAGGAGATCATGGCCGCCGTCACCAAGCGGAGCAAGGAACTGCTCGAGCCCTACGGCATCGACGTCCTGGACGTCCGCATCAAGCGCACCGACCTGCCTGCGGAAAACGCGCGCTCCATCTTCGGTCGCATGAAGGCAGAACGCGAGCGCCAGGCCAAGCAGTACCGCTCCGAGGGTCGCGAGGCATCGGCCAGGATCAAGGCCGCCGCCGACAAGGAACGGACCATCATCCTGGCCGACGCGGACAAGCAGGCCGAAATCCTGCGCGGCGAGGGCGACGCCCTGGCCACCAAGACCTACGCCGACGCATTGGGTCAATCCCCCGACTTCTATGCCTTCACCCGAAGCCTGGAAGCCTATCGCAAGGGGTTCGACAAGAACTCGAAGTTCATCATCACACCCAAGAGCCCGTTCCTGAAATACATGCAGTAG
- a CDS encoding LexA family transcriptional regulator, whose protein sequence is MPKKKQRCDEAQLKWFEEALERIKKATGARTQVQLAEVLDVRQSSISDAKRRCSIPADWFLKLYRSHGLDPDWLAEGVEPVYINADKGKIPADTLLRETPAPYGRMNSRGRVVPVSTMAGADKEAAEWEPRAIEELSVPESFCRPKLTVVKIDSASMEPVITRGAFVGIDRDQKEHPDGDLCAVHFPHQGLTIRRVFHQGDSFLLKADNDQYTDLTIPAAEMDARTVGRVIWVLQSFATL, encoded by the coding sequence ATGCCCAAGAAGAAACAGAGATGTGATGAAGCGCAGCTCAAATGGTTTGAGGAAGCGCTTGAGCGGATCAAAAAGGCTACCGGCGCGCGGACCCAGGTTCAACTCGCCGAAGTCCTTGACGTTCGTCAATCCAGCATCTCGGACGCCAAACGCCGTTGTTCCATACCGGCGGACTGGTTCCTCAAGCTTTACCGCAGCCACGGCTTGGACCCGGACTGGCTGGCCGAAGGCGTCGAGCCCGTCTACATCAACGCAGACAAGGGCAAGATCCCGGCGGACACCCTGCTCCGCGAAACCCCGGCTCCCTACGGGCGCATGAACTCCCGGGGCCGCGTGGTTCCCGTGTCCACCATGGCCGGCGCGGACAAGGAAGCCGCCGAATGGGAACCCAGGGCCATCGAGGAACTGTCCGTTCCCGAGTCCTTCTGCCGCCCCAAGCTGACCGTGGTCAAGATCGATTCCGCCTCCATGGAGCCGGTCATCACGCGCGGCGCCTTTGTCGGCATCGACCGCGACCAGAAGGAGCACCCGGACGGCGACCTGTGCGCGGTCCACTTCCCGCACCAGGGATTGACCATCCGCCGCGTCTTCCATCAGGGGGACTCGTTCCTGCTCAAGGCGGACAACGATCAATACACCGACCTGACCATCCCGGCCGCCGAGATGGATGCCCGCACCGTGGGCCGGGTCATCTGGGTGCTGCAGAGTTTCGCCACCCTCTAG
- a CDS encoding AI-2E family transporter yields MFQSDKPYTLDSVVRMVLAVGFIIGMVWLLGYLSSVLVPFVAALLLAYLLNPVASFIQKYVKSRGVAVTLTLLGVVVAAGGVFLIVVPLMASEFAHMGDVLSRLASDSDFGDKVAGHLPPDIWAWVREAVQAPEVRDIFTSDGAMGAVKSALTAALPGLKGVAVGAWNVVAGVAGLFVILLYMIFLLADFGRIRNNWQNYLPGKYRESVTGFLAEFEKTMGLYFRGQVVVCLIVGVLMAVGFAIIGLPLGIVLGLLIGILNIAPYLGVLGAVPAVLLAALDSLEAGESVWIGIGLVVAVMAVVQVIQDVILVPRIQGESLGLSPWLILLSLSVWGKMLGFLGLLIALPMTCLCLSWYRRLLATREPA; encoded by the coding sequence ATGTTCCAGTCCGACAAGCCCTATACGCTCGATTCAGTGGTCCGCATGGTCCTGGCGGTGGGCTTCATCATCGGCATGGTCTGGCTGCTGGGCTACCTGTCCAGCGTGCTGGTGCCGTTCGTGGCCGCGTTGCTCCTGGCCTACCTGCTCAACCCGGTTGCCAGTTTTATCCAGAAGTACGTGAAGAGCCGTGGCGTGGCCGTTACCCTGACCCTGCTCGGGGTGGTGGTTGCGGCGGGCGGGGTGTTCCTGATCGTGGTGCCGCTTATGGCAAGCGAGTTCGCGCACATGGGCGACGTGCTCTCAAGGCTGGCTTCGGACTCGGATTTCGGAGACAAGGTGGCGGGCCATCTGCCCCCGGACATCTGGGCGTGGGTCCGCGAGGCCGTGCAGGCCCCGGAGGTGCGGGATATCTTTACCTCTGATGGGGCCATGGGTGCGGTCAAGTCCGCCCTGACAGCCGCCCTGCCGGGGCTCAAGGGCGTGGCCGTGGGAGCCTGGAACGTGGTGGCCGGGGTGGCCGGGCTGTTCGTCATCCTGCTGTACATGATCTTTCTGCTGGCCGACTTCGGCAGGATCAGGAACAACTGGCAGAACTACCTGCCGGGAAAGTACCGGGAGAGCGTGACCGGGTTCCTGGCAGAGTTCGAGAAGACCATGGGGCTGTATTTCCGGGGGCAGGTCGTGGTCTGTCTCATCGTGGGCGTGCTCATGGCCGTGGGTTTCGCGATCATAGGCCTGCCGTTGGGCATCGTGCTCGGCCTGCTCATCGGCATCCTGAACATCGCCCCCTACCTTGGGGTGCTGGGCGCTGTCCCGGCTGTCCTCCTGGCCGCGCTGGATTCCCTGGAGGCCGGGGAGTCGGTCTGGATCGGCATCGGTCTGGTCGTGGCGGTCATGGCCGTGGTCCAGGTCATCCAGGACGTGATCCTGGTGCCGAGAATCCAAGGGGAGAGCCTGGGCTTGTCCCCCTGGCTCATCCTGCTTTCCCTGTCGGTCTGGGGCAAGATGCTCGGCTTCCTCGGCCTGCTCATCGCTCTGCCCATGACCTGCCTGTGCCTGTCCTGGTATCGACGGCTTCTGGCCACGCGTGAACCCGCCTGA
- the serB gene encoding phosphoserine phosphatase SerB, whose protein sequence is MEKIILVHVTGGDRPGLTAELSAVLAGFDVDVLDIGQVVIHNFLTLGILIRLPANSQPVLKDLLFKAHELGVNMKLHPLAEEEYSSWVGEAHKPRYIITLLARSVTSSQVAAITRIITANGLNIDTIHRLSGRVPLDCNDYECSRGCVEFTVRGTPKDIAAIRSEFLDISSELMVDIAFQEDNIFRRNRRLVAFDMDSTLIQAEVIDELAKEAGVGDQVAAITESAMRGELDFKQSLRKRLSLLEGLDENVLKKVADRLPMSEGAEKLIANLKNVGYKIAILSGGFTYFGDILKQKFGIDYVYANELEIVDGKLTGKALGDIVDAEKKAELLQSIAEKENISLQQVIAVGDGANDLPMLNLAGLGIAFHAKPKVKKGARQAISTLGLDTILYLLGFRDREVL, encoded by the coding sequence ATGGAAAAGATAATTCTGGTTCACGTGACGGGCGGCGACCGGCCCGGGCTGACTGCGGAGCTGTCGGCCGTTCTGGCCGGGTTCGACGTGGATGTTTTGGACATCGGCCAGGTGGTCATCCACAACTTCCTGACCCTCGGCATCCTCATCCGGTTGCCCGCCAATTCACAGCCTGTGCTCAAGGACCTGCTGTTCAAGGCACACGAGCTGGGCGTGAACATGAAGCTGCATCCCCTGGCCGAGGAGGAATATTCCTCCTGGGTGGGCGAGGCGCACAAGCCGCGCTACATCATCACGCTGCTGGCCCGGTCCGTGACAAGCAGCCAGGTGGCGGCCATCACCCGCATCATCACCGCCAACGGACTGAATATCGACACCATTCACAGGTTGTCCGGGCGCGTGCCGCTCGATTGCAACGACTATGAATGCTCACGCGGCTGCGTGGAATTCACCGTGCGCGGCACGCCCAAGGACATCGCTGCCATCCGGTCCGAGTTCCTGGACATCTCCTCCGAGTTGATGGTGGACATCGCCTTTCAGGAGGACAACATCTTTCGCCGCAATCGTCGCCTCGTGGCCTTTGACATGGACTCCACGCTCATCCAGGCCGAGGTCATTGACGAGTTGGCCAAGGAGGCGGGCGTGGGCGACCAGGTGGCGGCCATCACCGAGTCCGCCATGCGCGGCGAGCTGGACTTCAAGCAGTCCCTGCGCAAGCGGTTGTCCCTGCTCGAAGGGTTGGACGAGAACGTTCTCAAGAAGGTCGCGGACCGGCTGCCCATGTCCGAGGGCGCGGAAAAGCTCATCGCCAACCTCAAGAACGTGGGCTACAAGATCGCCATCCTGTCCGGCGGGTTCACCTATTTCGGCGACATCCTCAAGCAGAAGTTCGGCATCGACTACGTCTACGCCAACGAACTGGAGATCGTGGACGGCAAGCTCACCGGCAAGGCGCTCGGCGACATCGTGGACGCCGAGAAAAAGGCCGAGTTGCTCCAGTCCATCGCCGAGAAGGAAAACATCTCCCTGCAGCAGGTCATCGCCGTGGGCGACGGGGCCAACGACCTGCCCATGCTCAATCTCGCCGGCCTCGGCATCGCCTTCCACGCCAAGCCCAAGGTCAAGAAGGGCGCCCGCCAGGCCATCTCCACCCTCGGCCTGGACACCATCCTCTACCTCCTCGGCTTCCGCGACCGCGAAGTGCTGTAG
- a CDS encoding bactofilin family protein, which yields MGMFSKKTKDNTELNAFLGVGTEYRGKLDFVGTVRIDGRFDGEISTDGDLILGRKACICGTVRVGRLTSCGEIRGDVYVKEQAVFEKTSTLNGSLNSPSLVVEKGAIVEGTITMTGAAVPAAKPKIVAADFGGKPAANGTTPVAKTGSDTGK from the coding sequence ATGGGCATGTTCTCAAAGAAGACCAAAGACAATACCGAACTCAACGCCTTTCTGGGCGTGGGCACCGAATACAGGGGCAAACTCGATTTCGTCGGCACGGTCCGCATCGACGGCCGTTTCGATGGTGAAATTTCCACCGACGGAGACCTGATCCTGGGCCGCAAGGCCTGCATCTGCGGCACGGTCCGGGTGGGCCGCCTCACTTCCTGCGGGGAGATACGGGGCGACGTATACGTCAAGGAGCAGGCGGTTTTCGAAAAGACGTCCACTCTCAACGGCAGCCTCAATTCTCCCTCACTGGTGGTGGAGAAGGGCGCCATCGTGGAGGGGACCATCACCATGACGGGCGCGGCCGTTCCGGCCGCCAAGCCCAAGATCGTGGCAGCCGATTTCGGCGGCAAGCCTGCAGCCAATGGGACAACTCCGGTCGCCAAGACCGGTTCCGATACAGGCAAGTAA
- a CDS encoding GNAT family acetyltransferase has protein sequence MENEITIILYDDAVHRNQVTDLWENVFGYPADYNAPEVVIDRKIAVDDLLFVAVEGGAVVGTVMAGYDGHRGWIYSLAVRTDSRSRGIGSMLLAAAEQALAGQGCIKVNLQILDSNAGACRFYEANGYGVEARISMGKKLA, from the coding sequence ATGGAAAACGAAATCACGATCATTTTGTACGACGATGCCGTCCACCGGAATCAGGTGACGGATCTTTGGGAGAACGTCTTCGGCTATCCCGCCGACTACAACGCCCCGGAAGTGGTCATCGACCGCAAGATCGCCGTTGACGATCTGCTGTTCGTGGCCGTGGAAGGCGGTGCGGTCGTCGGCACGGTCATGGCCGGGTATGACGGCCATCGGGGGTGGATCTATTCCCTGGCCGTGCGCACGGACAGCCGCTCCCGGGGTATCGGCTCCATGCTTCTCGCTGCCGCGGAACAGGCGCTGGCGGGGCAGGGCTGCATCAAGGTCAATCTCCAGATCCTCGACAGCAACGCCGGGGCTTGCCGCTTTTACGAGGCCAACGGCTACGGTGTGGAGGCGCGGATCAGCATGGGCAAAAAACTGGCCTGA
- a CDS encoding D-lyxose/D-mannose family sugar isomerase: MKRSEINALISDAKAFFESFQFRLPPWAFWGPDDWKGKGNSEVVANQLGWDLTDYGAGDFEKRGLILFTIRNGNLAAGHPKTYAEKIMIVRENQICPMHFHWAKTEDIINRGGGNLVVELYGSTPGEELGTDPLTVSVDGFERTVAPGGTVVLTPGESIFLEQGMYHRFYGEPGKGKVLVGEVSSVNDDNTDNRFHEPQARFPKIEEDEPPLHLLCTDYPNYV; encoded by the coding sequence ATGAAACGATCCGAAATCAACGCGCTCATCAGCGATGCCAAGGCCTTTTTCGAGTCCTTCCAGTTCAGGCTCCCGCCCTGGGCCTTCTGGGGCCCGGATGACTGGAAGGGCAAGGGGAACTCCGAAGTGGTGGCAAACCAGCTCGGCTGGGACCTGACAGACTACGGCGCGGGCGACTTCGAGAAACGCGGCCTGATCCTGTTCACCATCCGCAACGGCAACCTGGCCGCAGGCCATCCGAAGACGTATGCGGAAAAGATCATGATCGTGCGCGAAAACCAGATCTGTCCCATGCATTTCCACTGGGCCAAGACCGAAGACATCATCAACCGCGGCGGCGGCAACCTGGTGGTCGAATTGTACGGCTCCACGCCGGGAGAAGAGCTGGGCACGGACCCGCTCACCGTGTCCGTGGACGGCTTTGAGCGCACGGTCGCCCCCGGCGGCACCGTGGTGCTCACGCCCGGCGAATCCATCTTCCTCGAGCAGGGCATGTACCACCGCTTCTACGGCGAACCCGGCAAGGGCAAGGTCCTGGTGGGCGAGGTGTCGTCCGTCAACGACGACAACACCGACAACCGGTTCCACGAACCCCAGGCCCGGTTCCCGAAAATCGAAGAGGACGAACCGCCCCTGCACCTCTTGTGCACGGACTATCCGAATTACGTGTGA
- a CDS encoding ABC transporter ATP-binding protein, whose translation MLEAKNIIKTFRSEGVVTHALDTVGITVDPGEFVSIVGRSGSGKTTFLNILSTLLAPDSGEIIYNGEDITSLPPRRLNELRHKDFAVVFQFHYLLPYLSARENVLLPYMKGLGRVPKDARMRADECLERVGLGGKGSKIPGHLSGGEQQRVAIARALVKKSWVLFADEPTGNLDKATGESVMDLLVDLKNDGLSVVMVTHDDEYAARADRTVSMADGRVI comes from the coding sequence ATGCTTGAAGCAAAAAACATCATCAAGACCTTCCGGTCCGAGGGCGTGGTAACCCATGCCCTGGACACCGTGGGCATCACGGTCGATCCCGGTGAGTTCGTGTCCATCGTGGGCCGTTCCGGATCGGGCAAGACCACCTTCCTGAACATCCTGTCCACGCTCCTGGCCCCGGACTCCGGGGAGATCATATACAACGGCGAGGACATTACCAGCCTGCCTCCGCGTCGGCTCAACGAACTGCGGCATAAGGACTTCGCCGTGGTCTTCCAGTTCCACTACCTGCTGCCCTATCTCTCGGCCCGCGAAAACGTGCTCCTGCCTTACATGAAGGGGCTCGGCCGGGTGCCCAAGGACGCGCGCATGCGCGCCGACGAGTGCCTGGAGCGGGTCGGATTGGGCGGCAAGGGGAGCAAGATTCCCGGCCACCTGTCCGGCGGCGAGCAGCAGCGCGTGGCCATCGCCCGCGCCCTGGTCAAGAAATCATGGGTCCTGTTCGCCGACGAGCCCACCGGCAACCTGGACAAGGCCACCGGCGAATCTGTCATGGATCTGCTGGTCGATCTCAAGAACGACGGCCTGTCCGTCGTCATGGTCACACACGACGACGAATACGCGGCCAGGGCGGACCGGACGGTATCCATGGCCGACGGCCGGGTGATATAA